In one Limosilactobacillus oris genomic region, the following are encoded:
- the rplC gene encoding 50S ribosomal protein L3, producing MAKGILGKKVGMTQVFTDNGELVPVTVIDVTPNVVMQIKTVENDGYNAVQLGFDDKREILSNKPEQGHAAKANTTPKRFIGEIRDAELGDDIKVGDEVKADVFAEGETVDVTGVTKGHGYQGNIHKDNQSRGPMAHGSRYHRRPGSLGAIINRVFKGMKLPGRMGNKTVTMQHLQVVKVDLDNNVLLIKGNVPGANKSYVTIKNSVKANTKKSLSKQHNK from the coding sequence ATGGCCAAAGGAATCTTAGGTAAAAAGGTTGGAATGACTCAAGTATTCACTGACAATGGTGAATTAGTTCCAGTTACTGTTATCGACGTAACGCCAAACGTTGTTATGCAGATCAAGACCGTTGAAAATGACGGTTACAACGCTGTTCAACTGGGCTTCGATGACAAGCGCGAAATCTTGAGCAACAAGCCTGAACAAGGTCATGCAGCAAAAGCAAATACGACCCCTAAGCGCTTCATCGGTGAAATCCGTGACGCTGAATTAGGGGATGACATCAAGGTAGGAGACGAAGTTAAGGCTGACGTCTTCGCTGAAGGTGAAACTGTCGACGTTACGGGTGTTACCAAGGGTCATGGTTACCAAGGTAACATTCACAAGGATAACCAGTCCCGTGGACCAATGGCTCACGGTTCTCGTTACCACCGTCGTCCAGGTTCGCTGGGTGCCATCATTAACCGTGTCTTCAAGGGCATGAAGCTCCCAGGCCGGATGGGTAACAAGACTGTTACGATGCAACACTTACAAGTTGTTAAGGTTGACCTGGATAACAACGTCTTGCTCATCAAGGGTAACGTTCCTGGCGCTAACAAGTCATACGTTACGATTAAGAACTCTGTGAAGGCTAACACTAAGAAGAGCCTGAGCAAGCAACACAACAAATAA
- the rpsJ gene encoding 30S ribosomal protein S10 has protein sequence MANQKIRIRLKAYEHRILDQSADKIVDTAKRTGAQISGPIPLPTERTIYTVIRSPHKFKKSREQFEMRTHKRLIDIIDPTPKTVDALMKLDLPSGVDIEIKL, from the coding sequence ATGGCAAATCAAAAGATTCGTATTCGGTTAAAGGCTTATGAACACCGTATCCTTGACCAATCAGCAGACAAGATTGTGGATACCGCTAAGCGGACAGGTGCTCAGATTTCAGGTCCAATCCCGTTACCAACTGAACGGACTATCTACACTGTTATCCGTTCACCACACAAGTTCAAGAAGTCTCGGGAACAATTCGAAATGCGGACTCACAAGCGTCTGATCGATATCATTGACCCAACACCAAAGACTGTTGACGCATTAATGAAGCTCGACCTGCCAAGTGGTGTTGACATCGAAATCAAGTTGTAA
- a CDS encoding class A beta-lactamase-related serine hydrolase yields the protein MIDQVLTESWQEVMASYGNPASIAVKMENGGAKYATTNAPGLRYETASTVKVAVLTMLLHITGGELDDRQETLTKQMIRYSDNDATTAIVTDYLGGMLALQSLYDELGMMETRADDWWGKTLTVPTDQLKLLQMIYYDHHDGYLNQRSKDYVKMLMHTVSFDQQWGMSAGSDDYYLKNGWRPASDNGKWEVHSMGYLPAGEQSFIIAIYTRNNRDYASGVSLIEELARSTKEVLLR from the coding sequence ATGATTGACCAAGTGCTAACGGAAAGCTGGCAGGAGGTGATGGCCAGCTACGGGAACCCGGCCTCAATTGCGGTGAAGATGGAAAACGGTGGGGCAAAATATGCGACGACCAATGCGCCCGGCCTTCGCTATGAGACGGCCAGCACGGTTAAGGTGGCGGTCCTAACCATGCTCCTCCACATCACGGGTGGGGAGTTGGATGACCGCCAAGAGACCCTGACTAAGCAGATGATCCGGTATAGCGACAATGATGCGACGACTGCAATTGTGACCGACTACCTCGGTGGGATGCTGGCCCTCCAGTCGCTCTATGATGAACTAGGGATGATGGAGACCAGGGCTGACGATTGGTGGGGGAAGACATTGACCGTGCCGACTGACCAGCTGAAGCTCCTCCAAATGATTTACTACGACCACCATGATGGCTACCTTAACCAACGGTCGAAGGATTACGTGAAGATGCTGATGCACACCGTTTCCTTTGACCAGCAGTGGGGGATGTCCGCAGGGAGCGACGACTACTACTTAAAGAATGGCTGGCGGCCCGCAAGCGATAACGGGAAGTGGGAGGTTCATAGCATGGGCTACCTCCCAGCGGGCGAACAGAGTTTCATCATTGCGATTTACACCCGGAATAACCGGGACTATGCATCCGGTGTCAGCCTGATTGAGGAACTAGCCCGCTCGACGAAGGAGGTCCTCCTGCGCTAG
- a CDS encoding peptide MFS transporter — MANNQKSLDTAFFGHPRGLSTLFFTETWERFSYYGMRAILLFYMYFAVTKGGLGMDQVTAASIMSIYGALVYLSGVVGGWLADRIWGSRKTVFYGGVLIMFGHIALSLPFGKQALLVSIALIVIGTGLLKPNVSSMVGNLYSENDRRRDAGFSIYLFGINLGAAIAPWAVPWAASGFGLNLFHGQMNFHVGFALAAFGMFFGLVQYSIDGRKFLSKDGLTPDDPISHEQLRPVIFRTLAVVAGFAIILLIMAAFDQLTINNVITIITIIAIGLPVYYFVLMLKSKKVTKVEKKRVAAYIPLFLSAVIFWIIQESGSVVLALFAEERTILHLGAWHFAAANFQTLNPIFMMMLTPLFAYLWDRIKHHPSAAHMFAAALVFAGLSYAFMALPGLIHGTTAGRVSPFWLVGSWFLVELGEVTLSPVGLSITAGFAPKAFKSQMMSMYFLANAAGQAVNAQIVKFYSSATEVQYFLIIGALGVIVGLVLVIFSKKIQAIADTE; from the coding sequence GTGGCAAATAATCAAAAGAGTTTAGATACCGCGTTCTTTGGACACCCGCGGGGCTTATCGACCCTGTTCTTCACGGAGACGTGGGAACGGTTCAGTTACTACGGGATGCGGGCAATCTTACTATTCTACATGTACTTTGCCGTTACTAAGGGTGGCCTGGGGATGGACCAGGTTACCGCCGCGTCGATCATGTCAATCTATGGGGCCCTCGTTTACCTCTCCGGGGTGGTCGGCGGCTGGCTGGCTGACCGGATTTGGGGTTCCAGGAAGACTGTTTTCTACGGCGGGGTCCTAATCATGTTTGGGCACATTGCCCTGTCACTACCGTTTGGCAAGCAAGCCCTGCTGGTATCAATTGCCTTAATCGTCATCGGGACAGGGCTCCTGAAGCCAAACGTGTCCTCGATGGTGGGGAACTTGTATAGTGAAAATGACCGCCGGCGGGATGCGGGGTTCAGTATTTACCTCTTCGGGATTAACCTGGGGGCTGCGATTGCACCGTGGGCCGTGCCATGGGCTGCTAGTGGTTTTGGCCTGAATCTCTTCCACGGGCAGATGAACTTCCACGTCGGGTTTGCCCTGGCTGCTTTCGGGATGTTCTTCGGACTGGTTCAGTACTCGATTGACGGGCGGAAGTTCCTTTCCAAGGATGGCCTGACCCCGGACGACCCGATTAGCCACGAGCAGTTACGGCCGGTAATCTTCCGGACCCTGGCAGTTGTAGCTGGTTTTGCAATTATCCTCTTGATCATGGCGGCCTTTGACCAACTGACAATCAATAATGTTATTACCATTATTACAATTATTGCCATTGGACTGCCTGTCTACTACTTCGTCTTAATGCTCAAGTCCAAGAAGGTTACGAAGGTTGAAAAGAAGCGGGTTGCCGCCTACATTCCGCTTTTCCTGTCTGCCGTTATCTTCTGGATCATCCAGGAGTCTGGTTCCGTCGTCCTGGCCCTGTTTGCTGAAGAGCGGACAATCCTCCACCTGGGGGCCTGGCACTTTGCCGCCGCAAACTTCCAGACCCTGAACCCGATTTTTATGATGATGCTGACGCCACTCTTTGCTTACCTCTGGGACCGGATTAAGCACCACCCATCCGCGGCGCACATGTTTGCCGCTGCCCTGGTCTTTGCCGGCTTGTCCTACGCCTTCATGGCATTGCCGGGCTTAATTCACGGGACGACTGCTGGCCGGGTTTCCCCGTTCTGGTTGGTCGGCTCCTGGTTCCTGGTTGAACTGGGGGAAGTGACCCTCTCCCCAGTTGGCCTTTCGATTACGGCTGGGTTTGCACCGAAAGCATTTAAGTCACAGATGATGAGTATGTACTTCCTGGCTAACGCTGCCGGGCAAGCGGTCAACGCCCAAATCGTTAAGTTTTACTCTAGCGCAACCGAAGTCCAGTACTTCCTGATTATCGGGGCGCTGGGTGTCATCGTCGGCTTAGTCCTCGTAATTTTCTCTAAGAAGATTCAGGCAATAGCTGATACAGAATAG
- a CDS encoding uracil-xanthine permease family protein, with protein sequence MEEKAQLLVGPDEKISVTEATLLGLQHVLAMDVYVPPIILAGMLAMGAADSTGLLQATFLAAGIGTILQTALFMKMPVSQGPSFVPLSAAAGVVMASGGLKGAGMATLLGALVVGAVLLILLGLSGVFQKIINYLVPAVVGGTIITCVGLSLIPSALNDNIFEAAGNVYQNMELAAVTALTLLICVGISIRFPRVQKLFKAGSIVIALLVGTALSASMGRFEWHSVATAPWFSLPQRMILHWGIHFDLTAIFTFIIIYAILTTETTGTWFAMGAVTNHTITKKQWNHGIVGEGLSCLIAAFAGTTPVTGYSTNAGIISITGVASKRAFISAGCWFILLGFFTKLSAFLAAIPAPVIGGVFAIITVTIMLNGLNVIRNLDTGESDIYVIGLPIILTIALVLLPKHVLNAAPQMLQYLLGSPIAIAAITAIILNLLMPRRQHL encoded by the coding sequence ATGGAAGAAAAAGCACAACTATTAGTTGGACCGGACGAAAAAATTTCGGTAACGGAAGCGACCCTGCTAGGGCTACAGCATGTCTTGGCAATGGACGTTTACGTGCCGCCGATTATTCTCGCCGGGATGTTGGCAATGGGGGCCGCTGATTCAACCGGTCTCCTACAGGCAACCTTTTTGGCAGCGGGAATCGGCACGATTTTGCAAACGGCACTCTTTATGAAAATGCCGGTGTCGCAGGGACCGTCATTTGTTCCGCTGAGTGCCGCTGCTGGTGTCGTGATGGCCAGCGGGGGACTCAAAGGAGCTGGAATGGCGACCTTATTAGGCGCCTTGGTCGTCGGGGCCGTCCTGCTAATCCTTCTCGGACTGAGCGGAGTATTTCAAAAGATTATTAACTACCTAGTACCGGCGGTGGTCGGGGGAACCATTATCACCTGTGTGGGCCTATCACTAATCCCGTCTGCTCTGAATGATAATATCTTTGAGGCGGCCGGCAACGTCTACCAGAATATGGAGCTGGCAGCGGTGACCGCGCTGACTCTGCTAATTTGTGTCGGCATTAGTATTCGCTTTCCAAGAGTCCAAAAGCTCTTTAAGGCCGGTTCGATTGTCATTGCCCTATTAGTTGGAACCGCGCTCAGTGCAAGCATGGGCCGCTTTGAATGGCACTCTGTTGCGACCGCCCCCTGGTTTAGCCTGCCCCAACGAATGATTCTCCACTGGGGAATCCATTTTGACCTTACGGCGATTTTTACCTTTATTATTATCTACGCGATTTTGACGACTGAGACGACCGGGACCTGGTTTGCCATGGGCGCCGTCACCAACCACACGATTACAAAGAAGCAATGGAATCACGGAATCGTCGGCGAGGGGCTAAGCTGTCTGATTGCTGCCTTTGCCGGGACAACCCCCGTAACGGGTTACTCCACTAATGCCGGAATTATCTCGATTACTGGAGTTGCCAGCAAGCGGGCCTTTATTTCTGCCGGCTGCTGGTTCATTCTCCTCGGCTTCTTTACTAAGTTATCAGCGTTTCTAGCAGCGATCCCGGCACCGGTTATCGGGGGAGTATTTGCCATCATTACCGTGACGATCATGCTGAATGGTTTGAACGTCATTCGTAATTTAGATACGGGCGAAAGCGACATTTACGTTATCGGCCTGCCAATTATCCTGACGATTGCCCTGGTTCTGCTGCCTAAGCACGTCCTAAACGCGGCACCGCAGATGTTGCAATACCTGTTGGGATCACCAATCGCAATTGCAGCCATCACAGCAATCATCCTCAATCTTCTGATGCCCCGGCGCCAGCACTTATAG
- the fusA gene encoding elongation factor G, which produces MANKREYPLAKTRNIGIMAHIDAGKTTATERILYYTGKIHKIGETHDGASQMDWMDEEKERGITITSAATTAVWKDYRINIIDTPGHVDFTVEVERALRVLDGAVTVLDAQAGVEPQTETVWRQADQFNVPRIVFANKMDKVGANFDYSVQTIKDRLNVTPLPIQLPIGAEDTFSGVVDLVKMVAYVYDEDKLGTNWDTVDIPDDLKEEAQKRHDAMIETLADIDDNIMEKYLEGDEISVDEIKAAIRKGTLEQQLFPVLAGSAYKDKGIQMMLDAVIDYLPSPLDVKPFVAHDADGNEVELTAGDDKPFAALAFKIATDPFVGRLTFLRVYTGSLQSGSYVLNASKDKRERIGRLLQMHSNQQHEIPEVFSGDIAAAIGLKNTTTGDSLTDPDHPLQLESMDFPEPVIQVSVEPKSKADQDKMDKGLQKLAEEDPTFKAETNPETGETLIAGMGELHLDIIVERLRREFHAEVTVGKPQVSYREAFTKPASAQGKFVRQSGGKGQYGDVWIEFTPLEEGKGFEFEDAIVGGVVPREFIPAVEQGLKEAMQNGVLAGYPLVDMHAKLYDGSYHEVDSSEAAFKVAASLALKNAAKKADPVILEPIMKVDIVVPEENMGDVMGQVTARRGTIDGMEERGNAQLVHSFVPLSEMFGYATALRSATQGRGTFTMTFDHYSAVPKAIQEDIIKKNGNN; this is translated from the coding sequence ATGGCTAATAAACGTGAATACCCACTCGCTAAGACTCGTAACATTGGTATCATGGCCCACATCGATGCCGGTAAGACGACTGCTACTGAGCGGATTCTTTACTACACTGGTAAGATTCACAAGATTGGTGAAACCCACGATGGTGCTTCCCAAATGGACTGGATGGACGAAGAAAAGGAACGTGGTATCACTATCACGTCCGCTGCTACGACCGCCGTTTGGAAGGACTACCGGATCAACATCATCGATACCCCAGGACACGTGGACTTCACTGTCGAAGTTGAACGTGCGCTCCGGGTGCTTGATGGTGCCGTAACTGTTCTGGATGCCCAGGCCGGGGTTGAACCGCAGACTGAAACTGTTTGGCGTCAAGCTGACCAGTTCAACGTTCCGCGGATTGTCTTTGCTAACAAGATGGACAAGGTTGGTGCGAACTTCGACTACTCTGTTCAAACCATCAAGGACCGTCTGAACGTTACTCCGCTGCCAATCCAACTGCCAATCGGTGCCGAAGATACTTTCTCCGGTGTCGTTGACCTGGTTAAGATGGTCGCTTACGTTTACGATGAAGATAAGCTGGGTACGAACTGGGATACTGTTGATATTCCAGACGACCTCAAGGAAGAAGCACAAAAGCGTCACGATGCAATGATCGAAACGCTGGCCGACATTGATGACAACATCATGGAAAAGTACCTTGAAGGTGACGAGATTTCCGTTGACGAAATCAAGGCTGCTATCCGTAAGGGTACTTTGGAACAACAACTCTTCCCTGTATTAGCTGGTTCAGCTTACAAGGATAAGGGTATCCAGATGATGCTGGACGCCGTTATCGACTACCTGCCATCACCACTGGACGTTAAGCCATTCGTTGCCCACGATGCTGATGGGAACGAAGTTGAACTGACTGCCGGTGACGACAAGCCATTCGCTGCCTTGGCCTTCAAGATTGCTACCGACCCATTCGTTGGTCGTCTGACTTTCCTGCGTGTTTACACTGGTTCACTGCAATCCGGTTCTTACGTGCTGAACGCTAGCAAGGACAAGCGTGAACGGATTGGTCGGTTGCTGCAAATGCACTCTAACCAACAACACGAAATCCCAGAAGTATTCTCTGGTGATATCGCCGCTGCTATCGGTCTGAAGAACACCACTACTGGTGACTCCCTGACCGACCCAGACCACCCACTGCAACTTGAATCCATGGACTTCCCAGAACCAGTTATCCAGGTTTCTGTTGAACCAAAGTCCAAGGCTGACCAAGATAAGATGGACAAGGGTCTGCAAAAGCTGGCTGAAGAAGATCCAACCTTCAAGGCTGAAACTAACCCTGAAACTGGTGAAACTCTGATTGCCGGGATGGGTGAATTGCACTTGGACATCATTGTTGAACGTCTCCGCCGTGAATTCCACGCCGAAGTTACTGTTGGTAAGCCACAAGTTTCCTACCGTGAAGCATTTACTAAGCCAGCAAGTGCTCAAGGTAAGTTCGTTCGTCAATCTGGTGGTAAGGGTCAATACGGTGATGTATGGATTGAATTTACGCCACTTGAAGAAGGTAAGGGCTTCGAATTCGAAGATGCCATTGTCGGTGGGGTTGTTCCGCGTGAATTTATCCCAGCCGTTGAACAAGGTTTGAAGGAAGCTATGCAAAACGGTGTTCTTGCTGGTTACCCACTTGTTGACATGCACGCTAAGCTCTACGATGGTAGTTACCACGAAGTCGACTCTAGTGAAGCGGCCTTCAAGGTTGCCGCATCCCTTGCTCTGAAGAATGCTGCGAAGAAGGCTGACCCAGTTATCCTTGAACCAATCATGAAGGTTGACATCGTTGTCCCTGAAGAAAACATGGGTGACGTTATGGGTCAAGTTACTGCTCGTCGTGGTACTATCGACGGCATGGAAGAACGGGGGAACGCTCAACTGGTTCACTCATTCGTTCCATTGTCAGAAATGTTCGGTTACGCTACTGCCTTACGTTCAGCTACGCAGGGTCGTGGTACCTTCACGATGACCTTTGACCACTACTCAGCTGTGCCAAAGGCTATCCAAGAAGACATTATCAAGAAGAACGGTAACAACTAA
- the rpsG gene encoding 30S ribosomal protein S7, whose translation MPRKGHVQKREILPDPMYNSKLVTSLIDHLMIDGKRGTATKILYAAFDQIKEETGNDPVEVFQEAMDNVMPVLEVKARRVGGSNYQVPIEVRPDRRTTLGLRWIVQYARLRGEHTMVERLAREIIDASNNTGASVKKREDTHRMAEANRAFAHYRW comes from the coding sequence ATGCCACGTAAAGGACATGTACAAAAGCGTGAAATCTTACCAGATCCAATGTACAACTCAAAGCTGGTTACGAGCTTGATTGACCACTTGATGATCGATGGTAAGCGCGGGACTGCTACGAAGATTTTGTACGCAGCTTTCGATCAAATTAAGGAAGAAACTGGTAACGACCCAGTTGAAGTATTCCAAGAAGCAATGGACAACGTTATGCCGGTTCTGGAAGTTAAGGCACGGCGTGTTGGTGGTTCTAACTACCAAGTGCCGATCGAAGTTCGTCCAGACCGGCGGACTACCTTAGGCCTTCGTTGGATTGTTCAATACGCACGTCTGCGTGGGGAACACACGATGGTTGAACGGTTAGCTCGTGAAATTATCGATGCTTCTAACAACACAGGTGCTTCAGTTAAGAAGCGTGAAGATACGCACCGGATGGCAGAAGCCAACCGTGCCTTCGCACACTACCGCTGGTAA
- the rpsL gene encoding 30S ribosomal protein S12, with protein sequence MPTINQLVRKGRKSHKGKSKSPALGYVYNTFKKEEVKTPSPQKRGVATRVGTMTPKKPNSALRKYARVRLSNLIEVTAYIPGIGHNLQEHSVVLIRGGRVKDLPGVRYHVIRGTLDTAGVEGRMQSRSKYGTKKPKKK encoded by the coding sequence ATGCCAACCATTAACCAATTGGTACGTAAGGGCCGTAAGAGCCACAAGGGCAAGTCAAAGTCACCAGCTCTTGGTTATGTTTACAACACTTTCAAGAAAGAAGAAGTTAAGACGCCATCTCCACAAAAGCGTGGGGTTGCTACCCGTGTCGGTACGATGACTCCTAAGAAGCCTAACTCAGCTTTGCGGAAGTACGCCCGTGTGCGTCTGTCCAACCTGATCGAAGTTACTGCTTACATTCCAGGTATCGGTCACAACCTCCAAGAACACTCCGTTGTATTAATTCGTGGTGGTCGTGTTAAGGACTTGCCAGGGGTTCGTTACCACGTTATCCGTGGTACTCTCGATACTGCTGGTGTTGAAGGCCGGATGCAATCACGGTCCAAGTACGGTACTAAGAAGCCTAAGAAGAAGTAA
- a CDS encoding prepilin peptidase, with product MPIFYPLSELLTGGAALVLCHTLSPYSAGILLVLTSLVFLASTDHFYQFIYPAALSGLFPLGLLFRAACPGGWWPALVLFAILLLFVLLFRSLGWGDLEFLTVLLLALGWYPTALVLLTACLLTIIVNFHAPPPRHGRVPFMPELAFATGIIMLVMSPA from the coding sequence TTGCCTATCTTTTACCCCCTCAGCGAACTCCTGACCGGTGGAGCCGCGCTGGTACTCTGCCACACCCTCTCCCCTTATTCCGCCGGCATTTTATTGGTGTTGACCAGTCTCGTCTTCCTTGCCAGTACCGACCACTTCTACCAGTTTATCTACCCGGCGGCACTAAGCGGGCTTTTCCCGTTAGGACTTCTTTTTCGGGCGGCGTGCCCTGGAGGTTGGTGGCCGGCACTGGTATTGTTTGCTATTTTGCTGCTCTTTGTCCTCCTCTTCCGCTCACTTGGCTGGGGAGACTTAGAGTTCCTCACCGTCCTCCTCTTGGCCCTGGGCTGGTACCCAACTGCTCTGGTCCTGCTCACCGCCTGTCTCCTGACCATCATCGTTAATTTCCATGCTCCGCCTCCCCGGCACGGCCGCGTCCCCTTCATGCCAGAGTTAGCCTTCGCCACCGGCATAATTATGCTTGTCATGTCACCAGCATAA
- a CDS encoding DUF998 domain-containing protein, which translates to MATKYKIEIPADALRETEIHAGEELALSVEHKQLNMRPTGVAEQLPQINIWLYTVPAFLMMVIFFVYTKSQAIHQIALNGQDYSIANAATLLGTISGMIIFIITAIWTKLHKTGPTKELYWRNLPTIVVAAGLILVFSFSAAFWLLERMFMDASFDIYTSSVMVFMVLAVVNYVMINLAMTLTPAVITNLLTIMIIGGMVFAMLTNSSRDWWRHNFSFLGTAQNSANFQFNITLIFSGLLMLTLVDYLFVNLQRRFHGKQLLVLRWLLYGLSACIASIGLFPNDPQYHILHDRISMWLVYIILILITAIKWLLPGITRQFLILSYTVGTLMGIEYIIFKLTDYLSLTAFELLEFGLAFSWLLLLLQNIENLSRFGHNLFLVKVVEEDSALAEK; encoded by the coding sequence GTGGCTACTAAGTATAAAATTGAAATCCCGGCCGACGCCTTGCGGGAGACGGAAATTCACGCGGGAGAAGAGTTAGCTTTGAGTGTGGAGCATAAACAGCTGAATATGCGGCCGACCGGTGTGGCGGAACAGCTGCCGCAAATTAACATCTGGCTGTATACGGTTCCGGCATTCTTGATGATGGTCATCTTTTTTGTCTATACCAAGAGTCAGGCTATTCACCAAATTGCCTTAAATGGGCAGGATTATTCGATTGCCAACGCTGCTACCTTGTTGGGAACGATTAGCGGGATGATAATTTTCATCATCACGGCAATTTGGACGAAGCTGCATAAAACCGGACCGACCAAGGAACTATATTGGCGAAATTTGCCAACGATTGTAGTGGCGGCCGGCCTAATCCTAGTCTTTTCGTTTTCGGCGGCCTTCTGGCTGTTAGAACGAATGTTTATGGACGCCAGTTTTGACATCTATACCTCATCGGTCATGGTGTTCATGGTCCTCGCGGTAGTAAATTACGTAATGATCAACCTTGCAATGACCTTAACGCCGGCAGTGATTACTAACCTGCTGACCATTATGATCATTGGGGGGATGGTGTTCGCCATGCTGACTAATTCCAGCCGGGATTGGTGGCGGCATAACTTCAGCTTTCTGGGAACAGCACAAAACTCGGCCAATTTCCAATTTAATATTACGTTGATTTTCTCGGGACTATTGATGTTAACGCTGGTGGACTACTTATTCGTTAACCTCCAGCGTCGTTTCCACGGCAAGCAGCTCCTAGTGTTGCGGTGGCTTCTGTATGGCCTGTCCGCCTGCATTGCGTCGATTGGCCTGTTCCCTAATGATCCCCAGTACCACATTCTTCATGACCGGATTTCGATGTGGCTGGTCTACATTATTCTGATTTTAATTACCGCAATTAAGTGGCTGCTGCCCGGGATAACGCGGCAGTTCTTGATTCTGTCGTACACGGTGGGGACTTTGATGGGAATCGAGTACATCATTTTCAAACTGACTGATTATCTATCGTTGACGGCCTTTGAACTGCTGGAATTTGGTTTGGCCTTTTCCTGGCTGCTCCTGCTCTTGCAAAATATTGAAAACCTGTCGCGCTTTGGACATAACCTCTTTCTAGTGAAAGTCGTGGAAGAAGACTCGGCCCTGGCAGAAAAATAA